Genomic segment of Benincasa hispida cultivar B227 chromosome 1, ASM972705v1, whole genome shotgun sequence:
aaaatgtaagctgcagtctctactgcatacctCAGAACGAGTTAGGCAagtaagcataactcatcatggaccgaactatgtctaacaaggttttgtttctccgttcagatacaccgttctcCTGAGGCATTCccggtgcagagagttgtgactcaATCttgtgttctatcatatagtcatgAAATTTTAAGTCCAAATACTCCACACCTCGATCTAATCAAAGTGTCTTAATAGATTTACTTAATTAgttctcaacctcagtcttaaattccttgaacttttcaagaactTCAGACTTAAAATGAATTAGGCAAATGTaatcgtaccttgaataatcatctataaagctaatgaaatattcataacctccccatGCTTTAACACTAATTGGTCCATAGAGGTCCGAATGCACGAGCtctaaggtttctttggctcgaaGACCTTTagcagaaaaagatctttttgtcatttttcgttcaagacatgactcacatggCGGTAAAGAGACATCTTCTAACttttttagaagtccacttttagccagtctcccaatcctattgagattaatgtggttAAGTCTCAAGTGCCGAAGATAGGTACTCTGAGAAATGCGTTgcctttttctttgagtttcagctattttaaacatttctatgttATATACAACTTCAACTTTAGATGATTTTCacttatataagttactttctaagtttgcagaacaaatttgtATACCTCTTTTTGTAACGAACGCTTCACTAAGACAAAAATTTACTTTGTACAAATCTTCCAACAAACAGaaaatagatatcaaatttcttttacaagaaggtacataaagaacattttctaaatacatatatatatttccaaAAGTTAACTTAATAGCTCCCACTGCTTTTACTGAGATACGCTCCCCTGATCCAACCTAGAGAGTAATCTCATCTTGTTCAAGCtgcctccaggaactagtttcttgagaagaaaaacaaacatgatcgGTGGCCCTTGAATCCAGTATCCAGGTAGAATCTTCATtctccactatacatgtttcaataacTAGTAAATCTAACTTACcttgtctttctttttcagctttcttctcggtaagatatttagggcaatttctTTTCTAATGCCCATTttcgttgcaatggaaacattttcctttgacAACTTCCTTTTTGCCTTTATGTGCAACTGGAGCCTTCCCCTTCCtagtttccttatttttcttttgaatacctCTATTCTTGGATTAAGAAGTGATAGATTTACTCCCAAAAGACGAAATTTTATGGGGTTTCCTCTTTAAAgtggaagcaacatttgcttctgcCTCAGAACATAAAGATTCGTAATTCTAGAGTTCGTCAAGAAGAGTCGTCAATTTATACTCAATATTATTCATCATTGCAttcattttgaattgaaaaaatctctttggaagagactGCATGATGAATccaacttgactcttctcattCATGAGGACTCTATTCACTTCTGCAATATTGAAGTGAATTatcatgttcaaaacatgttcCCTTACGGAGGTTCCTTCCTTCATTCTGCAGTTGTAAACGAATTTAATTGCGTCATGCATGGCAGgtgtggacggttgtccaaacaggCCCTGCAAagagtccatgatctctctTGCAGTAGCTAACCTCTCGTGTTTCTTAGACAGTAAATCGGATATATTGGCTAAAATATAAACCTGAGCCTTCTCATTAGCTTTGACCCATCTATCATACACATCTCGAACTGTTCGGTTTGCGTTGGGACCAAGAgatggaggacattcctccattaaaacGAATCGAagatcatctattactagtatcATGTTTATATTCGATTTCCAAGTTTCGTAATTATCGTCGTTAAGTTTTTCAAAAGCTAGCTGTTGTATAATGGATGTTGACATTGctgaaaaagtaaataaattattagagaattgatttaactatttttaatccaatttgtttataaaaaataatgtacCTGTTCTCATTATTCTTTTGTTACAATACTTCAGCGAGTTAGAATAGGCCCCACTGAATGGTAGTCGACTACTCCTTCATcgaatcaagacattcttgactaaatactaatacctAGAGATGTAAAATTTTCCCGTGGGGCCTCGCTCTGAATGGGATAGGGATTCCTCGATTAGGcggggaatgggggagggagtgggaGCAAAAAATTCCCCGTGTGCTTGATGGGTGGAAAATGGAGAGTAAATATCCGTGCATCTTATGATATGCGTTCGTTCTCCATGCGTCAATAGTCATGCattggactaagaaatatgcaagatgCGCTTaagaatatatgcgatgaccatgcgttcttgccacaagttttcttgctctttcgccaagtataacaagatcgcaagtttcttggggtGATCGAGGTCGAACCTAGgtacttgtaactaaatgttggaaagtaatgtgtttgcggcgaagaataaaagaataatgaagtaaagaactatgcgctactcctactcctaactaaacagattgaggattggaagtatgactatgagagttggtagagatgcgacaactgttaacgagtaataagatgcatggaaaaatagataaaatagtgGAGGGGATAAATTCACTGTATTagtaagcttgatcgcaagggtaattCCAGCCACCacaagttatgtgatcatgctatacacaaatatacaCATGCAATGCATATGCGAAAATGTTGATAGagcttatgtctaagtctctattcttgcttatgtgatctaacacacataagacaaggtgacccCATATcaccatatcctatttctagggcgcatgcgatgtgtaaataggagatagaacttattcctaagtttcttcTCTTACTTATgtgatccaatctgactctcccaagcctagatttggtctttagactactctctcaagtatgtccaaatgatgaatgatgcactcataagacaagatgaacacataaagcatggttgaacataagattattcctatctctagaaacactgcttactttgcttagtgaatTCCACTACTTACCCCCTCGGTAGTTAGTCACCGCTGattagctcatagacaagcgttgctacagcctcacactaagcaaagaggatttactCACTATATTCGCGCAACTCACACctttcggtggtttgctacatgcttcatatgtctatgccacatgattgagtatgcgatactcttgcAGTCTCACTTAGTTCGTTGCAATGAGAGTAagagatgataaagaagaagttaataaagatggagtcgaaggaaataaaaagatgcattgattacaaaatgtattaatgacttaagctaaaatgtaatacaatacagagatagaagagagatggagggctagatgtaggcaatcttttgcttccatCGGATGTATATCAAGGCTGgcgatggtgccatggaagggcggtggagtagaatctctcgagatctatctccgacAAAGCTTTGGTCGTCACTAGGAATGagtgaaggaatgaagaactctcaaagaatgtcatctcatgctctcatctgtgatcacaggGATCTGCCTTAAGGTAGAAGCTCGGAtactttgaatttgggctctaagtttctatttatagagctcaatcatcgacaacattaatggtcccgctctgaatctctgccacTAATGGCATGATGGTCCAgctctgaacctctgccactaacggcgcggtaggtgaaatgtcaacatcatcttttcgGTActccaaggtatgcgttcatgctcgTTTTTGCCGAAGTACCATCACTTTCCACCAACCTCGTGATCaaccttctatcatggttattactttgtagccgcaacatccatgcgatgaacgtatGCGATCACCCTTGTGATGGTCTGGGATCACCGCATTCGATCGATTCCtttgatagctacaaaaatagacatttcgATGCAGAATAATGCATAAATATTGGGTTAGTAGAGATTTCctatgctgatcgacgcaagctcacttttcacatgaattcttaataTAATCACCGCacattctacttgttagccctcataattctaataaagaggctacaataacttgtatttcactAGTTATCAGAGCTAAACGGGGACGAGGATGAGGAATGCATTCCTTGTCCCCGCTCCCGCCCCTGCCTCCGCCCTATTCCCCATCCTCGCCTTGATTAgctatacatatatttttagtatagttatctaatgttatgttattattattatttatataaatattacatttaaatttcaaagttgattatttattggaaaagataatgaatatgtttaaattgaatatttaaatttcaattatatatgtgaataatttatttatatttatttctttctactaaaaaaattaattagctttttaaaattcaaattgtcatgtaaaactaactataataaaaatttagtgataaagttaattatttaattaaaatttgcttacattagtgatttaaattaattgactttttacaaaaaaagtAACAGGGAAAAATTTCCCGTGGGGAACCCGATCCTCGCGAATTTTCCATGGGAAATCCTTGTCCCGATCCGCGTGGAGAATTTCATGGGGTTGGgaaatgaaatggggagcgggGACAGGGATGAGGAATGGCATCCCCGCCCccgccccgtggacatctctactaataccagaataacttttaTCCTTATTATAGTTAGTTACTGTTTATTttgtcaagatctttactaacattTAGTAAGTCTTCTAAGCGTACACCCACCATTTTTGAATTATAGAGATTGGAATCAAACAAGCCCTTGAAGGagaaacaattgtttaaaaatggacctaagtaaccctatccatataTGGAGTTTACGGTGTTTTGAATCTTTTTTACAACCCTCCGAATTGATAGCCATCGTTAAATGACAAGTAAAGGGTCACATAAAGCCAaccagcaggtgcaacatagaaatctcatggtgtgacctaatggaagagaccgtaggacatgttgacacacacctttcacccacttactatgaactacttcccctattcaccttgttattgacccatgcaaacactttccgaaagGAGGTTGCTGCTAATAGCAACTTGAAGCCGAGCATGGGTCTCACTGTgcgaactcttagggacgtaaaagctagaaataatatatcttatatactattaatctctcactgaagtgttctattttataaaaaatcggGTAATTACTTGGTTATTAACTGGCTAACATTTaataacctaagtctaggtaatTTTTCCTAGTATAACTCTTAAACCGTGATTAACCTATAATGTTTAGgggataaaccaattttattatCTTACAccactcatgcatgctcataaaactagggttattgaCTTAGACGCTAGTGTAATCTCCAGGTTGAAGGATCTTGATTtaaagagatccttgagcggaagcggatcgtccaaattccaatttgattgaaaaacaaatttatagtaaacatacaGGATATGCAttcttaaatagtaaattacaacatgctttttattaagaaaaagagttcaagagattatacctttgaagaacgtttcttcGTGTAGAGCCCTCGAATTGTCACGAACCCAAAAACAAGAACAAgcttgaagatcctcttcaagAAAACTCGAACTAACAAGAGACACAACCACTAGG
This window contains:
- the LOC120079003 gene encoding uncharacterized protein LOC120079003 is translated as MSTSIIQQLAFEKLNDDNYETWKSNINMILVIDDLRFVLMEECPPSLGPNANRTVRDVYDRWVKANEKAQVYILANISDLLSKKHERLATAREIMDSLQGLFGQPSTPAMHDAIKFVYNCRMKEGTSVREHVLNMIIHFNIAEVNRVLMNEKSQVGFIMQSLPKRFFQFKMNAMMNNIEYKLTTLLDEL